Proteins encoded together in one Calderihabitans maritimus window:
- a CDS encoding D-alanyl-D-alanine carboxypeptidase family protein yields MKLVKPFVAAILGTIILLSLVPAVFAQPEITGSTGLLVDMETGKVLYEKNARKRVAPASTTKILTALIALEKGYLNDLVTVSERATQVEGTIVWLQPGEKQPLENLLYAMMLNSANDAALAIAEHIGGTVEEFVQMMNEKAKELGATASHFANPHGLPAPDHYTTAYDMALIARAAMENPKFREIVGTKTRPWRGQSWESQLLNLNKLLNYYEGANGIKTGYTSEAGWCLVASAKREDQEFLTLVFNSTSDKVWKDAEELLDYGFENFRKFQLIEAGDIIAEVNVGRGDTVKVVAKNSFHYLLPKDSKLVPQQKIELSQVLRPVQAGQEVGKIIYFLGEEKIGEVPLIAQNRVKKLVTFRDWWFRVTFVMLVLWVLNLLRRTLVNRRRHSRLYGSRRYRYRIRY; encoded by the coding sequence AGTTTTTGCCCAACCGGAGATTACCGGCTCTACCGGGCTGTTGGTGGACATGGAAACAGGAAAGGTTTTATATGAAAAGAATGCTCGTAAGCGGGTAGCGCCGGCCAGCACCACTAAAATACTGACTGCTCTAATTGCTTTGGAAAAAGGATATTTAAACGACCTGGTAACGGTTAGCGAAAGAGCTACCCAGGTAGAAGGTACAATTGTATGGCTCCAACCGGGGGAGAAGCAGCCTCTGGAAAACCTGCTCTATGCCATGATGCTTAATTCCGCTAATGATGCCGCGCTGGCCATTGCTGAACATATAGGCGGCACGGTAGAAGAATTTGTTCAAATGATGAATGAGAAAGCAAAAGAATTGGGAGCAACCGCTTCCCATTTTGCCAATCCCCACGGTTTGCCGGCACCTGATCATTATACTACCGCTTATGATATGGCTTTAATTGCTCGGGCTGCGATGGAAAACCCGAAATTTAGGGAGATAGTGGGGACTAAAACTCGTCCCTGGAGAGGCCAGAGCTGGGAGAGCCAATTATTAAACCTGAATAAACTTCTGAACTATTATGAAGGGGCTAACGGTATTAAGACCGGGTATACTTCGGAAGCCGGATGGTGTTTGGTGGCCTCTGCCAAAAGGGAGGATCAGGAATTTCTGACCCTGGTTTTTAACAGTACCAGTGATAAGGTTTGGAAGGATGCAGAGGAATTACTAGATTACGGGTTTGAAAATTTCCGGAAATTTCAATTGATAGAGGCCGGCGATATAATAGCCGAAGTCAATGTTGGCCGGGGAGACACGGTGAAGGTGGTAGCTAAAAATTCCTTCCACTATCTCTTGCCGAAAGATTCCAAACTTGTACCACAGCAGAAGATAGAACTGTCTCAGGTTTTAAGACCGGTACAGGCAGGTCAGGAGGTAGGTAAAATAATATATTTCTTAGGAGAGGAAAAAATCGGAGAGGTACCCCTGATAGCCCAGAACCGGGTTAAGAAATTGGTTACTTTCCGTGACTGGTGGTTCCGCGTTACTTTCGTAATGTTAGTCCTTTGGGTACTAAATCTTTTGCGGAGAACCTTGGTGAACAGGAGAAGGCACAGTCGCCTTTACGGTTCCCGCCGTTACCGTTACCGGATAAGATATTGA
- a CDS encoding flagellin, producing MRINQNMSALTAYRHLSSVDTALSKSLERLSSGLRINRAADDAAGLAISEKMNSQVRGLSQAIRNAQDGISLIQTAEGGLIEIHSILQRMRELAVQASNETLTDDDRAQIQKEVDQLIAELDRIASSTEFNTKKLLNGTAGINTSAQNGTADGTNAISVGGGASTTGVVNSNDLAAGVRVTGGSETQAGVYKVVVTQTATAAKLDAVTANSTISSAGTLVINGYTVEIEAGDSLSTVATKINNISGQTGVTATYDANVSLATNYIATEITAFKGLDPNATYRLNYNNTTDTLALEKSTDGGTTWNLVGSSLNPDASSLWGTSVTLGSADEQVTVTLVGADPAADVTDGITITGGFNLATTAVGSSATINVSGENSLLRDLGLVAATDTTTTVLSDAGTDAQGTINGQVAAGVGNTLTLSLSGDAADGLRVDILSLNLDADGDGTLGTLTFDAVVDTSGRITVQIGANNSAEQRIDLDLNDMRASALGVEVVNVTDADQAKAAIDTIDAAIRDVSSERSKLGAFQNRLEHTITNLSVAAENITAARSRIRDVDMAKEMMEFVRNQIITQAATAMLAQANQKPQYILQLLR from the coding sequence ATGAGAATCAACCAGAACATGTCCGCCCTTACTGCCTACCGGCATCTCTCAAGCGTGGACACTGCCCTGAGCAAGTCCCTCGAGAGACTGTCCTCGGGCTTGCGCATCAACCGGGCGGCCGACGACGCTGCCGGTCTGGCCATTTCCGAGAAAATGAACAGCCAGGTCCGGGGTCTGAGCCAGGCTATCCGGAATGCCCAAGACGGGATTTCTCTCATCCAGACGGCAGAAGGTGGCTTAATTGAGATTCACAGCATTCTGCAGCGCATGCGAGAACTTGCCGTCCAGGCTTCTAATGAAACTTTGACTGACGATGACAGGGCCCAAATTCAGAAAGAAGTGGACCAGCTTATCGCTGAATTAGACCGCATTGCCAGTTCCACCGAATTTAACACTAAGAAACTGCTCAACGGGACGGCAGGGATTAACACCAGTGCTCAGAACGGTACAGCGGACGGTACTAATGCCATTTCGGTCGGAGGAGGAGCGAGCACTACAGGCGTAGTTAATAGCAATGATTTAGCAGCAGGCGTTAGGGTAACTGGCGGCAGTGAAACTCAGGCCGGGGTGTACAAAGTTGTGGTAACCCAGACAGCTACTGCGGCAAAGCTCGATGCAGTTACTGCTAATTCTACTATTTCGTCCGCCGGAACTTTAGTAATAAACGGTTACACGGTAGAGATTGAAGCGGGAGATAGTCTATCAACGGTGGCCACTAAAATCAATAATATTTCCGGCCAGACCGGAGTAACGGCTACCTATGATGCCAACGTGTCCCTTGCTACCAATTACATCGCTACCGAAATAACAGCATTTAAAGGCCTCGACCCGAACGCAACATATCGGCTTAATTACAACAACACTACAGACACTTTAGCTTTGGAGAAATCAACTGACGGTGGTACTACGTGGAACCTTGTAGGAAGCAGTCTTAATCCGGACGCCAGTTCACTATGGGGGACCTCCGTTACGCTTGGATCCGCCGACGAACAGGTAACGGTTACTCTTGTTGGCGCTGACCCGGCGGCCGACGTTACTGACGGTATTACAATAACAGGGGGATTCAACCTCGCCACCACTGCTGTGGGTAGTAGCGCAACCATCAACGTGTCGGGGGAGAATTCCCTCCTGCGAGACCTGGGATTGGTGGCTGCCACCGATACCACAACTACCGTACTCAGTGATGCCGGAACCGATGCCCAAGGAACTATTAACGGCCAGGTAGCCGCCGGAGTAGGTAACACTCTGACGCTTAGCCTCTCCGGAGATGCTGCCGATGGGTTGAGGGTGGACATTCTATCGTTGAATTTGGATGCCGACGGTGACGGGACCTTGGGTACCTTGACCTTTGATGCCGTGGTGGATACCTCCGGTCGTATCACGGTGCAGATTGGAGCTAATAATTCTGCCGAACAGCGAATTGACCTAGACCTTAACGATATGCGGGCCAGCGCACTAGGTGTGGAAGTAGTTAACGTCACTGATGCCGATCAGGCTAAGGCGGCCATCGATACGATTGATGCGGCTATCAGGGACGTATCCTCGGAGCGTTCCAAGCTGGGCGCCTTCCAGAACCGGCTGGAGCATACCATAACCAACCTGAGCGTTGCTGCCGAGAACATCACCGCCGCCCGTTCCCGCATCCGGGACGTGGACATGGCCAAGGAAATGATGGAATTTGTCCGGAACCAGATTATCACCCAGGCGGCCACGGCCATGCTGGCCCAGGCCAACCAGAAGCCGCAGTACATCCTCCAGCTGCTGAGGTAA
- the fliW gene encoding flagellar assembly protein FliW — translation MKLETVRFGTLEVREEDMRFFPEGLLGFEELKEYALLPVPNNPAFHWLQAAEEPSVAFLVADPFVFVPDYEVDLPEEVVGQLEIRDPKEVCVYAIVSVREGEPLRVTANLLAPLVINTRNRQGKQVILSDSPYGIQEPLFNRTAEQRCGQAG, via the coding sequence GTGAAACTGGAGACCGTTCGCTTTGGTACCCTGGAGGTCAGAGAAGAAGATATGCGTTTTTTCCCGGAAGGGCTGTTGGGCTTTGAAGAGCTTAAAGAGTATGCCTTACTGCCGGTACCGAATAACCCGGCCTTCCACTGGCTGCAGGCAGCAGAGGAGCCGTCGGTGGCCTTTCTGGTAGCAGACCCCTTTGTGTTTGTACCGGACTATGAGGTTGACCTGCCGGAAGAAGTGGTCGGGCAACTGGAAATCCGAGACCCAAAAGAAGTGTGCGTATATGCCATAGTATCGGTGCGGGAAGGGGAACCACTCCGGGTTACCGCCAACCTGTTAGCCCCCTTGGTAATTAATACCAGGAACCGGCAAGGGAAACAGGTTATCCTGTCCGACTCCCCGTACGGGATCCAGGAACCGCTTTTTAACCGGACCGCGGAGCAGCGCTGCGGCCAAGCAGGGTGA
- the flgL gene encoding flagellar hook-associated protein FlgL, translating into MRVTNKMLNRTVQNNMARNLERLNEQHNRLSSGKRVSRPSDDPVAAARIMALKTALGENRQYAKNVDDALSWLQTTETALSNATAVLQRIRELVVYAGNPSHTSKELETIGREIEQLVTHLVEIANTEYAGIYVFGGHRTQGPPYVFQGGQVLYQGDDGERLQEVAPGIDFAVNITGTQVFGGQQLFDRLISLQETLKQGQQLPPDALQEIDESLDRILEQRSVIGARVNRLEAAKERYLAEEVNLRGLLSKLEDIDFARAVMEYKMQQSVYEAALATAARMMQQSLVDFLR; encoded by the coding sequence ATGAGGGTAACCAACAAGATGCTTAACCGCACGGTGCAGAACAATATGGCTCGCAACCTGGAGAGGTTAAACGAGCAACATAACCGGCTTTCTTCGGGGAAAAGAGTCAGCCGCCCTTCCGATGACCCGGTCGCTGCGGCCAGAATTATGGCCCTGAAAACGGCTTTGGGGGAAAACCGGCAGTACGCCAAAAACGTGGATGATGCTTTATCCTGGCTGCAGACTACGGAAACGGCTTTGAGTAATGCCACCGCCGTGTTACAGAGGATTAGAGAACTGGTGGTCTATGCCGGGAACCCCAGCCATACTTCGAAGGAGCTGGAAACTATCGGCAGGGAAATTGAGCAGTTGGTCACCCACCTGGTGGAAATAGCCAATACCGAATATGCAGGAATATATGTTTTCGGCGGACACCGGACCCAGGGCCCTCCTTACGTATTCCAGGGCGGCCAGGTACTCTATCAGGGAGATGATGGTGAGCGATTACAGGAGGTGGCGCCCGGCATTGACTTTGCCGTGAACATTACCGGGACCCAGGTCTTCGGCGGGCAGCAGCTCTTTGACCGGCTGATTTCTTTGCAAGAGACTTTAAAACAGGGGCAGCAACTCCCGCCGGATGCATTGCAGGAAATAGATGAAAGCCTTGACAGGATTCTTGAACAGCGCTCAGTTATAGGGGCGCGGGTCAACCGGCTGGAGGCGGCCAAAGAGCGTTACCTGGCGGAAGAAGTCAACCTGCGGGGTCTTTTGTCCAAGCTGGAAGATATCGATTTTGCGCGGGCAGTCATGGAGTACAAAATGCAGCAGAGCGTTTACGAGGCCGCCCTGGCCACCGCGGCGCGGATGATGCAACAGAGTTTAGTCGATTTTCTCCGCTGA
- a CDS encoding flagellar protein FlgN gives MKELLISLREVMERQNSLVKELIELGNRETAALKKNDIIAVSRITKEQEILGTELVKAEQKRMQLHQELAGRLNLPRQCTLSQILDQNLPEGGEKLAQLSRELGENYHRLHEINELNKLLIRQSLALVNRLLTYLHPQHRLTYRSTGEVEVIPSSTLNQTV, from the coding sequence ATGAAAGAGCTCTTAATTTCTCTCCGGGAGGTAATGGAGCGCCAGAATTCGCTGGTGAAGGAATTAATTGAGCTGGGCAACCGGGAAACCGCGGCCCTTAAGAAAAACGACATCATTGCCGTAAGCCGTATAACTAAAGAGCAGGAGATACTGGGAACCGAACTGGTGAAAGCGGAGCAGAAAAGGATGCAACTGCACCAGGAGCTGGCCGGCAGGTTAAACCTTCCCCGGCAGTGTACCCTGAGCCAGATTTTGGATCAGAACCTACCCGAGGGCGGGGAGAAGCTGGCTCAGCTTTCCCGGGAACTGGGGGAAAACTACCACCGGCTTCATGAGATTAATGAGTTAAACAAACTGCTGATACGCCAGTCATTAGCCCTGGTCAACCGGCTGTTGACTTATTTACACCCGCAACACAGGCTTACATACCGGTCCACAGGAGAAGTGGAGGTAATTCCCAGTTCCACGCTAAATCAAACGGTTTAA
- the flgM gene encoding flagellar biosynthesis anti-sigma factor FlgM — MKIERKTYAEIARTYLNHIGDKNRKVKKPDALTSDTVNLSSEARELQGLIRKAAEYPEIRPARVEQLQQELAKGTYRIPAEKIAEKLLENFREKR; from the coding sequence TTGAAAATTGAGCGCAAAACTTATGCTGAAATTGCCAGGACTTATTTGAATCATATTGGAGACAAGAATCGGAAAGTGAAAAAACCGGACGCTTTAACCAGCGATACCGTTAACCTGTCTTCCGAGGCACGAGAACTACAGGGGCTTATACGGAAGGCAGCCGAGTATCCGGAAATACGGCCGGCGAGAGTGGAACAACTGCAACAGGAACTGGCAAAAGGCACTTACCGGATACCGGCGGAAAAAATCGCTGAAAAGCTGCTGGAGAATTTTAGGGAGAAAAGGTGA
- a CDS encoding chemotaxis protein CheA, producing MTSDFDVSQYLSIFLDEVEEQLQILDENILRLEQEGKGQDLLNNIFRAAHTLKGSSASMGFEKMATLTHEMENVLDKLRNGELEVTREIIDLLLECLDILRVLKDEIANGEEKGEGVPDIVERLKKADPGERAEEKTGEPGAPRKIDLNEVEENLIRTAEAKGYHVYQVTVRLAPDCQMKSVRAFLVFNNLKDAGEVIKTVPSTEEIEDEKFDDRFDLVIITRNEAERISNIIKSVSEIASVTVKPIILGNLTEAGVQPAAQEKAAGRGRQSAKEKVLKRVSQTVRVDVQRLENLMNLVGELVIERTRLEELGNGLREKIGSGDLMDTLEEVAVHIGRISMELQDEIMKARMLPIEQIFNRFPRMVRDLAQRAEKEVELVIEGRETELDRTVIEEIGDPLIHLLRNAIDHGLETPQERLKLGKPAKGLLKLNAYHQENQIVITVEDDGRGIDPREVKRRALEKGLITEERAERMTRQEIINLIFAPGFSTAREVNDISGRGVGMDIVRNHIERINGMIDIETEVGKGTKFTIKLPLTLAINRSLLVYVQDKVLAFPLVNVVEIINVNRAEIQRIHGREVVLLRGNVLPLYQLGKVLGYEKTGEKSRDELPVVVVGLGEKRMGFIVDDLIGEQEIVIKPLGNYIGQVPGIAGATILGDGRVALILDPGGLVERVGVDRIERAS from the coding sequence ATGACTTCCGATTTTGATGTCAGCCAGTATTTAAGTATTTTCTTGGATGAAGTGGAAGAACAATTACAAATTTTAGACGAAAATATTTTGCGATTGGAGCAGGAAGGAAAGGGGCAAGACCTGCTGAACAACATTTTCCGGGCGGCTCATACTTTGAAAGGTTCCTCGGCTTCGATGGGGTTTGAAAAAATGGCCACGTTGACCCACGAAATGGAAAATGTTCTGGATAAACTTAGAAACGGAGAGTTAGAAGTTACCAGGGAGATTATTGACCTTCTCTTGGAGTGTCTCGATATTCTCCGTGTTTTAAAGGATGAGATAGCTAATGGAGAGGAAAAAGGAGAAGGTGTTCCCGATATAGTTGAGAGGTTAAAGAAAGCCGACCCGGGAGAAAGGGCGGAGGAAAAGACCGGTGAACCGGGAGCCCCCCGGAAAATTGATTTGAATGAAGTAGAGGAAAACTTAATTCGCACCGCCGAAGCTAAAGGATACCACGTATATCAGGTTACGGTAAGACTGGCCCCGGACTGCCAGATGAAATCGGTAAGAGCTTTCTTAGTATTTAATAATCTTAAAGATGCAGGAGAGGTCATTAAGACGGTGCCGAGTACCGAGGAAATCGAAGATGAAAAATTTGACGACCGCTTCGATTTAGTTATCATTACCAGGAACGAAGCCGAGCGTATCTCCAATATCATTAAATCGGTTTCGGAAATTGCCTCGGTTACGGTAAAACCTATAATTTTAGGCAATTTGACAGAGGCGGGCGTTCAACCGGCGGCACAGGAAAAGGCGGCGGGAAGAGGCCGGCAGTCAGCCAAAGAGAAAGTTCTCAAGCGGGTAAGCCAAACGGTACGCGTAGACGTCCAGCGTTTAGAGAATTTGATGAACCTGGTCGGGGAGCTGGTAATTGAAAGAACGCGTTTGGAGGAATTAGGCAACGGGCTGCGGGAAAAGATTGGCTCCGGCGACCTCATGGATACGCTGGAAGAAGTTGCCGTTCATATAGGCCGAATTTCCATGGAGTTACAGGATGAAATCATGAAGGCCCGGATGCTGCCTATTGAGCAGATTTTCAACCGTTTCCCCCGTATGGTGCGGGATTTGGCTCAGAGGGCAGAGAAGGAAGTAGAGCTGGTCATTGAGGGACGGGAAACAGAACTGGACCGCACTGTTATCGAAGAAATCGGAGATCCTTTGATTCACCTGCTGCGAAATGCTATAGATCATGGTTTGGAGACGCCCCAGGAAAGGCTTAAACTGGGGAAGCCGGCCAAAGGCCTGCTTAAATTGAACGCTTATCATCAAGAGAACCAGATTGTCATTACGGTGGAAGACGACGGAAGGGGGATCGACCCTAGGGAGGTAAAGCGCCGGGCCTTAGAAAAAGGGTTAATAACTGAAGAAAGAGCGGAGCGGATGACCCGGCAGGAGATAATTAACCTTATTTTTGCTCCCGGTTTTTCTACGGCCCGGGAAGTAAACGATATATCCGGGCGAGGAGTCGGAATGGACATTGTCCGTAATCATATAGAACGGATTAACGGTATGATCGACATAGAGACGGAGGTAGGCAAGGGAACCAAGTTTACCATAAAACTGCCTCTTACGCTGGCTATTAACCGCTCTTTACTGGTTTATGTCCAGGATAAGGTGCTTGCCTTCCCCTTGGTAAATGTAGTGGAAATTATTAATGTGAACCGGGCCGAAATACAAAGAATCCACGGCCGGGAGGTGGTCCTGCTCCGGGGCAATGTTTTGCCGCTGTATCAGTTGGGAAAGGTGCTCGGGTATGAGAAGACAGGCGAAAAATCGAGAGATGAACTCCCGGTAGTGGTAGTAGGTTTGGGAGAGAAGCGGATGGGATTTATAGTGGACGATCTCATCGGGGAACAGGAGATTGTAATCAAACCGTTAGGCAACTATATCGGCCAGGTACCGGGTATTGCCGGGGCTACCATTCTTGGTGACGGGCGAGTGGCTTTGATTTTGGATCCCGGTGGACTGGTGGAAAGAGTAGGAGTTGACCGCATTGAAAGAGCCAGTTAG
- the csrA gene encoding carbon storage regulator CsrA — protein MLVLARKTNQSIIIGNNIRVTVLGVEGEVVKLGIEAPREISIVRQELVESVRQENVRAAALDKKMVEELLGQGLTTQRLPEKKKADD, from the coding sequence ATGCTGGTTTTAGCCCGCAAGACTAACCAGAGCATTATTATTGGGAACAACATCCGGGTGACAGTGCTGGGAGTGGAAGGTGAAGTAGTCAAACTGGGTATTGAAGCGCCCAGGGAAATTTCCATTGTCCGGCAGGAGCTGGTGGAAAGCGTCCGGCAGGAAAACGTGAGGGCGGCAGCGCTGGACAAAAAAATGGTAGAGGAGCTTTTAGGCCAGGGGCTCACCACTCAGCGTCTACCAGAAAAGAAGAAAGCAGATGACTGA
- a CDS encoding flagellar basal body protein has protein sequence MSSTFFGLVTAVRGLKAQQKALEVTGHNIANANTPGYSRQQAIMAATEPYTL, from the coding sequence ATGTCTTCCACCTTTTTCGGCTTGGTGACGGCGGTCAGGGGGTTAAAAGCCCAGCAGAAAGCCCTTGAAGTTACAGGCCATAATATAGCCAATGCGAATACACCCGGTTACAGCCGCCAGCAGGCAATTATGGCGGCTACCGAGCCGTATACCCT
- a CDS encoding protein-glutamate methylesterase/protein-glutamine glutaminase: MKEPVRVLVVDDSALMRRIITQMLDKDPGIQVVGFARNGLEVLDKIPRLRPDVVTLDVEMPGKNGLETLQEIMERFPLPVVMVSALTVQGAYETVRALELGAVDFVTKPTGRGDFVRLAPELVLKVKTAADVRVKKEIDKKPVGPTVFRSRRQARKVELVVIGASTGGPAALAKIIPRLPADFPAGIVIVQHIPPGFTRPLAERLNERSQIEVREAEEGDLIRPGRALVAPAGRHTVFRLSPDGVRVRLVDDFPLETRFKPSVDVTMLAAAEIFGGGCLGVVLTGMGNDGVRGLQAIEAREGITIAEDESTCVVFGMPRAAIEAGVVDRVVPLNRITAEILSLTEK, from the coding sequence TTGAAAGAGCCAGTTAGGGTGTTGGTTGTTGATGATTCCGCCCTCATGCGCAGGATTATCACCCAGATGTTAGATAAGGATCCGGGCATACAGGTGGTAGGGTTTGCCCGGAACGGCCTGGAGGTCCTGGATAAAATTCCGCGCCTGCGGCCGGATGTGGTTACCCTTGATGTGGAAATGCCGGGTAAGAACGGGCTGGAGACTCTGCAGGAGATAATGGAGCGCTTTCCCCTACCGGTGGTTATGGTCAGTGCCTTAACGGTACAGGGAGCGTATGAAACAGTCAGGGCGCTGGAACTGGGGGCCGTAGATTTTGTAACCAAACCGACGGGTCGCGGCGATTTTGTCCGCCTAGCGCCGGAATTGGTGCTCAAAGTCAAAACAGCCGCCGACGTGCGGGTTAAGAAGGAAATTGACAAAAAACCGGTAGGGCCGACCGTCTTCCGCTCCCGGCGCCAGGCCCGGAAAGTGGAGTTAGTGGTGATCGGCGCCTCAACCGGAGGGCCTGCTGCCTTAGCTAAAATTATTCCCCGTTTGCCGGCGGATTTTCCGGCGGGAATTGTGATTGTGCAGCATATACCCCCGGGCTTTACCAGGCCATTAGCGGAGAGGCTGAACGAACGCAGCCAGATTGAAGTGCGAGAAGCGGAAGAAGGCGACCTGATCAGACCGGGAAGAGCGCTGGTGGCCCCTGCCGGCCGGCATACTGTCTTTCGTTTGAGTCCGGACGGAGTACGGGTAAGGCTGGTGGATGATTTTCCCCTGGAGACCCGCTTTAAACCTTCGGTGGATGTGACCATGCTTGCGGCGGCAGAAATTTTTGGCGGCGGCTGCCTGGGAGTAGTACTGACCGGTATGGGAAACGACGGGGTTCGGGGGCTGCAGGCCATCGAAGCCCGGGAAGGCATAACTATTGCCGAAGATGAAAGCACTTGCGTGGTGTTCGGGATGCCCCGGGCTGCTATTGAAGCGGGAGTCGTCGACCGGGTGGTTCCTCTTAACCGAATAACCGCGGAAATCCTTTCGCTGACCGAAAAGTAA
- a CDS encoding chemotaxis protein CheW translates to MEKFFGREAGLAEQQVTGRAEEQLVVFKLGEETYGIEISVVHEIIRMQDITEVPRTPEFVEGVINLRGRIVPVIDLRKRFGLPVGERTSAWRIMVIQMGDITVGMIVDAVLEVLRLPAGSIELPPAMITGIDTAYLRGVGKWQDRLIILLDVEKILRENEKKELQEEAGREIASALEGQEELLT, encoded by the coding sequence ATGGAAAAATTTTTTGGGAGGGAAGCAGGCTTGGCAGAACAGCAGGTGACAGGACGAGCAGAGGAACAGCTGGTGGTGTTTAAACTGGGAGAAGAGACCTATGGTATAGAGATTTCGGTGGTTCATGAAATAATTCGCATGCAGGACATTACGGAGGTTCCCCGGACACCGGAATTTGTGGAAGGTGTTATAAACCTTCGAGGCCGGATTGTACCGGTTATCGATTTGAGAAAGCGTTTTGGCCTGCCGGTGGGGGAAAGAACTTCTGCTTGGAGAATAATGGTAATACAAATGGGGGACATTACCGTCGGTATGATTGTAGATGCGGTTTTGGAAGTGTTGCGGTTACCGGCCGGCAGCATAGAATTACCTCCGGCCATGATTACCGGCATAGATACGGCTTATCTCCGGGGAGTCGGAAAGTGGCAGGACAGATTAATCATCCTGCTGGATGTCGAAAAAATACTCCGGGAAAATGAGAAAAAAGAATTACAGGAGGAAGCGGGGCGGGAGATTGCCTCGGCCCTGGAAGGTCAGGAGGAATTGTTAACATGA
- the flgK gene encoding flagellar hook-associated protein FlgK gives IVEIRRVRDEFLDAQIRHEKHRFGFWDSRREVLQQVEDIFLEPTESGLNTVLEEFWAAWQELSKHPESVPTRVNLREKAKFLTDRIKLAYGQLETLAQEMRQEIETKVQQVNSLVQEIHTLNESIMRVKSSGQQPNDFLDKRDLLLDRLAELVDYQVKKRSDGRVEIYLQGKPLLQARTVQALETVVGPQEVKVVWKGDQAEVGLTGGRLTSLLQSFNEVLPAYRAKLNDLARKLTEEVNSLHRTGYGLDGQAGRDFFVPLDGDPEPASHIAVSNDILADPAFIGAASQPGAPGDGSIALEIARLSRERVFPEGGNPTFTFGDYYQNIVAELGVQTDEGNRMVEVQEHVLEQLETRREAVAGVSLDEELANMVQFQQAYAAAARVISVIDEMLDILINRTGR, from the coding sequence AATAGTCGAAATCCGCCGGGTACGGGACGAATTTCTGGATGCCCAGATTCGCCATGAAAAACACCGTTTTGGTTTTTGGGACAGCCGGCGGGAAGTGCTGCAGCAGGTGGAGGATATCTTCCTGGAACCGACCGAAAGCGGGCTAAATACCGTGCTGGAGGAGTTCTGGGCCGCCTGGCAGGAATTGAGCAAGCATCCCGAAAGTGTCCCAACTCGCGTAAACCTGCGGGAGAAGGCCAAGTTTTTAACGGACCGGATAAAGCTGGCCTACGGGCAGTTGGAAACCCTGGCTCAGGAGATGCGGCAGGAAATTGAAACCAAAGTGCAGCAGGTTAACTCTTTGGTACAGGAGATACACACGCTGAATGAAAGCATAATGAGGGTGAAAAGTTCGGGGCAACAGCCGAACGATTTTTTGGACAAGCGGGACCTGTTGTTGGACCGGCTGGCCGAGCTGGTGGATTACCAGGTAAAAAAGCGGTCTGACGGCCGGGTGGAAATCTATCTGCAGGGGAAACCTCTTCTTCAGGCGAGAACAGTGCAGGCACTGGAAACGGTGGTCGGACCGCAGGAAGTAAAAGTCGTGTGGAAAGGAGATCAAGCGGAGGTCGGCCTGACCGGCGGGCGGCTAACGAGTTTACTGCAGAGTTTCAACGAAGTGCTGCCTGCCTACCGGGCAAAATTAAATGACCTGGCCCGGAAGTTAACGGAAGAGGTTAACAGCCTGCACCGAACCGGCTACGGTCTGGACGGGCAGGCTGGCCGCGACTTCTTTGTTCCCCTCGACGGGGACCCGGAACCGGCCAGTCATATAGCTGTGAGCAACGACATTCTGGCCGATCCGGCCTTTATCGGCGCCGCCTCTCAGCCAGGGGCACCGGGAGACGGTTCGATAGCTCTGGAGATAGCTCGGCTGAGCAGGGAGCGTGTTTTTCCTGAAGGAGGGAATCCCACCTTTACCTTCGGTGACTATTACCAGAATATAGTAGCAGAACTGGGGGTCCAGACTGACGAGGGCAACAGGATGGTGGAGGTGCAGGAACACGTTTTGGAACAGTTGGAAACCCGGCGGGAAGCTGTTGCGGGGGTTTCCCTCGATGAGGAACTAGCCAACATGGTCCAGTTCCAGCAGGCTTACGCTGCCGCCGCCCGGGTAATCAGCGTTATCGATGAAATGCTGGATATATTGATAAACCGAACGGGTAGATAG
- a CDS encoding DUF1540 domain-containing protein: MVGRVSRTNEPIGRVKCVVNTCHYWDNGDVCKASSIEIQPPGARDTETTDCATFAPKEM; encoded by the coding sequence ATGGTAGGAAGAGTCAGCCGGACCAATGAACCTATCGGCAGGGTAAAATGTGTGGTAAACACATGTCACTATTGGGACAACGGTGATGTATGCAAAGCTTCATCCATTGAAATTCAGCCTCCCGGAGCGAGAGACACGGAAACAACTGACTGCGCCACTTTTGCTCCGAAAGAGATGTGA